A single region of the Acidobacteriota bacterium genome encodes:
- a CDS encoding acyl-CoA dehydrogenase family protein, translating to MIRLMSDYGSPPSPLTELSEEEALFRDAVYDFARSEVRPLAAEMDRDGVFRPELLQQFFQLDLMGIEVPASLGGAGASFFMSILAVEALSTADASAGVVVDVQNTLVNNALLRWGTRSQKERYLPRMASRWVGAYALSEATSGSDAFTMAARASRQGDHYVLNGRKLWTTNAAEADLFIVFANAAPEKRYKGITAFLVERSFTGFRVGKKEDKLGIRASSTCELILEDCAVPAENVLGAEGIGYKVAIETLNEGRIGIGAQMIGLARGALDHALAYCREREAFGKPIGQFQGVQFSVAEMETELEAARLLVYNAARLKDAGKAFLKEAAMAKYYSSRVAEKITSRAIEIFGGYGYTRDYPVEKYFRDSKIGSIYEGTTHMQLATIAKQVLSP from the coding sequence ATGATCCGTCTCATGTCCGACTACGGCTCGCCTCCGTCGCCGCTCACCGAATTGTCGGAAGAGGAGGCGCTGTTTCGGGATGCCGTCTACGACTTCGCCCGGAGCGAGGTCCGGCCGCTGGCCGCGGAGATGGACCGGGACGGAGTCTTCCGGCCCGAGCTCCTGCAGCAGTTTTTCCAGTTGGATCTGATGGGCATCGAGGTCCCCGCGTCATTGGGTGGGGCCGGGGCCAGTTTCTTCATGTCCATTCTGGCGGTGGAGGCGCTGAGCACGGCGGATGCGTCGGCCGGAGTCGTCGTGGACGTCCAGAACACCCTGGTCAACAACGCTCTGCTGCGATGGGGGACACGGTCCCAAAAGGAGCGGTATCTGCCCCGCATGGCGTCGCGGTGGGTGGGCGCCTACGCCCTCTCGGAGGCGACCTCCGGCAGCGACGCGTTCACCATGGCGGCCCGGGCCTCCAGGCAGGGGGACCATTACGTTCTCAACGGCCGGAAGCTGTGGACCACGAACGCGGCGGAGGCCGATCTTTTCATCGTCTTCGCCAACGCGGCCCCCGAGAAGAGGTACAAGGGCATCACCGCCTTCCTGGTGGAACGGAGCTTTACCGGGTTCCGCGTCGGAAAGAAGGAGGACAAGCTGGGCATTCGCGCCTCGTCCACCTGCGAGCTGATCCTGGAGGATTGCGCCGTGCCTGCGGAGAACGTCCTGGGAGCCGAAGGCATCGGCTACAAGGTGGCCATCGAGACTCTGAATGAGGGCAGAATCGGGATCGGCGCCCAGATGATCGGCCTGGCCCGGGGGGCCCTGGACCATGCCCTCGCCTATTGTCGAGAGCGGGAGGCGTTCGGCAAGCCCATCGGCCAGTTCCAGGGGGTCCAGTTCTCGGTGGCGGAAATGGAGACGGAGTTGGAGGCGGCGAGACTCCTGGTCTACAACGCGGCGCGGTTGAAGGACGCGGGCAAGGCCTTTCTGAAGGAAGCGGCGATGGCCAAGTACTACAGCTCCAGGGTCGCCGAGAAGATCACGTCCCGCGCCATCGAGATTTTCGGAGGCTACGGCTATACCCGGGACTATCCCGTGGAGAAGTATTTTCGGGACTCCAAGATCGGGTCCATCTACGAGGGCACGACCCACATGCAACTCGCCACCATCGCCAAGCAGGTCCTCAGCCCGTAG
- a CDS encoding serine acetyltransferase → MSSKIDDRSRGRRSLPRVIDDIAATYRDSRLKHQHLGETPLPSQRVVVDVLGKIRMILFPGYFGHQSVTNETVEEYVSGLVEEVYRRLSKEICKALILESGPDPEKVGRTADAICLRFLKTFPRLRRLLGLDLEAAMDGDPAARSNHEIIFSYPCMKAVTIYRVAHELTLLNVPLIPRIMTEYAHHETGIDIHPGARIGRRFFIDHGTGVVIGETTEIGENVKLYQGVTLGALSFPEGAAAARGKKRHPTIEDNVVIYSGATILGGNTVIGRDSIIGGNVWIISSVPPGSKVMVRVPKLRITAAV, encoded by the coding sequence ATGAGTTCCAAGATCGACGACAGATCGCGAGGCCGGCGTTCTCTTCCCCGAGTCATCGACGACATCGCTGCCACCTACCGGGACAGCCGTCTGAAGCACCAGCACCTGGGGGAGACGCCGCTTCCCAGCCAGCGGGTCGTTGTCGACGTCCTGGGAAAGATCCGAATGATTCTCTTCCCCGGATACTTCGGGCACCAATCCGTCACCAACGAGACGGTGGAAGAGTACGTGAGCGGCTTGGTCGAAGAGGTGTACCGGCGCCTCTCGAAGGAGATCTGCAAAGCACTCATTCTCGAATCCGGTCCGGACCCGGAGAAGGTCGGGAGAACCGCGGATGCCATCTGCCTTCGTTTCCTGAAGACCTTTCCGCGACTTCGCCGGCTGTTGGGACTGGACCTGGAGGCCGCCATGGACGGCGACCCGGCGGCCCGGAGCAACCACGAGATCATCTTCAGCTACCCCTGCATGAAGGCCGTCACCATCTATCGGGTCGCCCACGAGCTGACCCTTTTGAACGTCCCGCTGATCCCCAGGATCATGACCGAATACGCCCATCACGAAACGGGAATCGACATCCACCCGGGCGCCCGAATCGGCCGCCGTTTCTTCATCGACCACGGCACCGGTGTCGTCATCGGCGAAACCACCGAGATCGGAGAGAACGTCAAGCTCTATCAGGGCGTGACTCTGGGTGCGCTGAGCTTCCCCGAAGGGGCGGCGGCGGCCCGTGGAAAGAAACGCCATCCCACCATCGAGGACAACGTGGTCATCTATTCCGGGGCCACGATTCTGGGCGGCAATACGGTCATCGGCCGGGATTCCATCATCGGCGGCAACGTCTGGATCATCAGCAGCGTGCCTCCCGGGTCCAAGGTCATGGTGAGGGTTCCCAAACTTCGAATCACCGCCGCGGTCTGA
- a CDS encoding PSD1 and planctomycete cytochrome C domain-containing protein, giving the protein MINRVILSIGILLGPALPLFGSDRSAAEFFEMRIRPLLAENCYACHTSARKGDLRLDSRDGLVRGGSSGPAIRPGNAAGSLLVRVVSHTHERLQMPPQGKLSDRKIEDLRSWIDAGAVWPDTGDKLIASNPAATYTVTPEQRAFWSLRPLQETDPPGVGDAPRPGNPIDYFVLDRLEKEGLAPVGSADRRTLIRRASFDLSGLPPTPEEVEAFASDTSPDAFSRVVERLLASHHYGERWGRHWLDLARYSDGRLGARTDTPYPNAFRYRDWVVEAFNRDLPYDQFILAQVAADQLPVESREELLAGLGFLAIAPNLDDLVDVTARTFLGLTVGCARCHDHKYDPIPTQDFYSLKGVFTSSKAGEHPLVADPVVDAYKQSQERINARKEAIQAFITAQSEQLSEILMGQTSGYMVAAWKAMRGNSQAPPAELDSEILDRWVKYLGRKDLEHPYLREWEELGDQGGTLQQVNDLSRLFQDAVLAVHAEKKGIEDRNYVKLGGAKGVADQGTRQFTNLEFLDLEKWYLWRDLAAGPHPRGSFRFPGGVFYYGAEEGLEIDRFLSPVWKGHLDRMRAELKRLEDSAPEPYPFLHIYQDREKPEDLQVAIRGDTKNLGDVAPRRFLHILSDGTPKPFTEGSGRLELAKAIADPRNPLTARVMVNRIWQHHFGRGLISTPSNLGRLGEPASHPRLLDYLAGRFIRNGWSVKQLHKEIMLSAAYARSSRHHQENFRKDPENRLLWRMNPIQRLDAEALRDTILAVSGSLDRTPGGPPNPLDEKHRRRALYATVSRTQPDRAMALFDFPDPNAHSDRRAVTVGPMQRLFFLNSPFVMEQAKALAGRLARESPQGNRARIRRAYQLLYGRPPDPSEIRMGLEYLEEEKDPWPKYAQMLLASSEFSSVN; this is encoded by the coding sequence ATGATCAATCGGGTCATACTCTCCATCGGGATCCTGCTGGGGCCCGCCCTGCCCTTGTTCGGCTCCGACAGGTCCGCGGCCGAGTTCTTCGAGATGCGCATTCGGCCCCTGCTGGCCGAAAACTGCTACGCCTGCCACACCAGCGCCCGCAAGGGAGATCTTCGATTGGATTCGAGGGACGGACTGGTTCGCGGGGGCAGTTCCGGGCCGGCCATCAGGCCCGGAAACGCTGCCGGCAGCCTGCTCGTCCGGGTCGTCTCCCACACCCATGAGAGGCTGCAGATGCCTCCCCAGGGAAAGCTCAGCGACCGGAAAATCGAGGACCTGCGCAGTTGGATCGACGCCGGCGCCGTCTGGCCGGACACCGGCGACAAGTTGATCGCCTCGAATCCGGCAGCCACCTACACGGTCACGCCGGAGCAACGGGCCTTCTGGTCTCTGCGGCCGCTGCAGGAAACCGATCCTCCCGGCGTGGGGGATGCCCCCCGGCCGGGAAACCCCATCGACTATTTCGTCCTGGACCGGCTGGAAAAAGAGGGTCTGGCTCCCGTCGGGTCCGCCGACAGGCGTACTCTCATCCGGAGAGCCAGCTTCGACCTGAGCGGACTTCCGCCCACGCCCGAAGAGGTGGAGGCCTTCGCCTCCGACACCTCTCCGGACGCCTTCTCCCGGGTCGTGGAGCGGCTGCTGGCCTCCCACCACTATGGAGAGCGTTGGGGGCGCCACTGGCTGGACCTGGCCCGCTATTCCGACGGCAGATTGGGAGCCCGGACGGACACTCCCTATCCCAACGCCTTCCGATACCGGGATTGGGTCGTCGAAGCGTTCAACCGGGACCTGCCCTACGATCAATTCATCCTGGCCCAGGTCGCGGCCGACCAACTGCCTGTCGAAAGCCGGGAGGAATTGCTTGCGGGCCTGGGCTTTCTCGCCATCGCTCCCAACCTGGACGACCTGGTGGACGTGACGGCCCGAACTTTCCTGGGGCTGACCGTGGGCTGCGCCCGGTGCCACGACCACAAGTACGACCCCATCCCCACTCAGGACTTCTATTCCCTGAAGGGTGTGTTCACCAGCAGCAAAGCCGGGGAACACCCTCTGGTGGCCGACCCCGTCGTCGATGCCTACAAGCAGAGCCAGGAGCGGATCAACGCCCGGAAGGAGGCGATTCAGGCCTTCATCACGGCTCAGTCGGAGCAACTGTCGGAAATCCTGATGGGACAGACCTCCGGCTACATGGTGGCCGCCTGGAAGGCGATGCGCGGGAATTCGCAGGCGCCGCCGGCCGAACTGGACTCGGAGATCCTGGACCGGTGGGTCAAGTACCTGGGTCGAAAGGACCTGGAACACCCCTACCTCCGTGAGTGGGAAGAGCTTGGAGACCAGGGAGGAACTCTCCAACAGGTGAACGATCTCTCCCGCCTCTTCCAGGACGCGGTGCTGGCCGTCCACGCCGAGAAGAAGGGCATCGAGGACAGGAACTACGTGAAGTTGGGCGGGGCCAAAGGGGTCGCCGACCAGGGCACCCGCCAGTTCACGAACCTGGAGTTCCTCGACCTGGAGAAGTGGTACCTGTGGAGGGACCTGGCGGCGGGGCCCCATCCCCGAGGGAGCTTCCGGTTCCCGGGCGGAGTGTTTTACTACGGTGCGGAAGAGGGATTGGAGATCGATCGCTTTCTCAGCCCGGTCTGGAAGGGTCATCTGGACCGGATGCGCGCCGAATTGAAGCGTCTTGAGGACTCGGCTCCCGAGCCCTATCCGTTTCTCCACATCTATCAGGACCGGGAGAAACCGGAGGACCTCCAAGTTGCCATTCGGGGCGACACGAAGAACCTGGGGGACGTGGCTCCGCGAAGGTTCCTCCACATTCTGAGCGACGGGACCCCGAAACCATTCACGGAAGGAAGCGGCCGCCTGGAGTTGGCCAAGGCCATTGCCGATCCCCGGAACCCTCTGACCGCGCGAGTCATGGTGAATCGGATCTGGCAGCATCATTTCGGCCGGGGACTCATTTCGACGCCGAGCAATCTGGGGAGATTGGGAGAACCGGCCAGCCATCCCCGGCTGCTGGACTACTTGGCGGGGCGCTTCATTCGCAACGGGTGGTCCGTCAAGCAACTCCACAAGGAGATCATGCTGTCGGCCGCCTATGCCCGGAGCAGCCGACACCACCAGGAGAATTTCCGGAAGGATCCTGAAAACCGGCTACTGTGGCGAATGAACCCGATTCAGAGGCTGGACGCGGAAGCCCTGCGGGACACGATACTGGCCGTCTCGGGAAGTCTGGACCGCACGCCGGGCGGACCGCCGAATCCGCTGGACGAAAAGCACCGCCGCCGCGCCCTGTACGCCACCGTCAGCCGGACTCAGCCCGACCGGGCCATGGCGCTGTTCGATTTTCCCGACCCCAATGCCCACAGCGACCGGCGCGCCGTGACCGTGGGTCCCATGCAGCGGCTCTTTTTCCTCAACAGCCCCTTTGTCATGGAGCAGGCGAAAGCCCTGGCCGGCCGCCTGGCCAGAGAGTCTCCTCAGGGGAACCGGGCCCGGATCCGGCGGGCCTACCAATTGCTGTACGGACGCCCCCCGGATCCGTCCGAGATCCGCATGGGGCTTGAATACCTGGAGGAAGAAAAGGATCCCTGGCCCAAGTACGCTCAGATGCTGCTGGCGTCCAGCGAGTTCAGTTCGGTGAACTGA
- a CDS encoding DUF1501 domain-containing protein: MNRREMLSLMGTGFGTVGMSSLLAGPSGDQPLSRRTPHFPPKAKHVIFLFLNGGLSQVDTFDPKPALDRHHGDPLPGPKVRTDRASGTLMRSPFRFSRRGESGIPVSEIFPQVGESIDDFCVIRSMHSDIGNHEPSLLLMSCGHQLPGHPSMGSWITYGLGSENENLPGFVVLCPGYPIVGPPLWSSGFLPNTYQGTHVRNNETSPEKLVRNVRNQSLLPGEQERQLALLSRLNRSYLGRLGHQPELESGIAAMEVAFRMQMEVPHVFDITREKESTRSRYGDSDFGRGCLMALRLVEQGVRMVQVFYGSSQPWDSHDDIQDHRRHAQVADGPIAALIRDLKSRGLFEETLVMVGSEFGRTPMIQNSGLEKIGKGRDHNVHGYSTLLAGGGIRGGCTYGATDDFGYKAVEDRVHPNDLHATILHLLGLDHTRLTFRYSGRDFRLTDVGGKVLHDVLA; this comes from the coding sequence ATGAACCGACGTGAAATGCTGTCTCTCATGGGGACCGGGTTCGGCACGGTAGGCATGTCCAGCCTGCTGGCCGGCCCTTCCGGCGACCAGCCCCTGTCTCGCCGGACACCCCATTTCCCACCCAAGGCCAAGCACGTCATCTTTCTCTTCCTCAACGGCGGGCTCTCCCAGGTGGATACTTTCGACCCCAAACCGGCGCTGGACCGGCACCACGGCGATCCGCTTCCCGGCCCCAAGGTCAGGACCGACCGGGCCTCGGGAACCCTGATGAGATCTCCGTTTCGCTTCAGCCGCCGCGGCGAGAGCGGAATCCCGGTCTCTGAGATCTTCCCGCAAGTGGGCGAATCCATCGACGACTTCTGCGTCATCCGCTCCATGCATTCGGACATCGGCAATCACGAGCCCTCCCTGCTCCTCATGAGTTGTGGACATCAGCTCCCCGGTCACCCCTCCATGGGTTCGTGGATCACCTACGGACTGGGCTCCGAGAACGAGAACCTGCCCGGATTCGTGGTGTTGTGCCCCGGCTATCCCATCGTGGGCCCTCCCCTCTGGTCCTCCGGATTCCTTCCCAACACCTACCAGGGGACCCACGTTCGCAACAACGAGACGTCGCCGGAAAAGCTGGTGCGGAACGTTCGAAATCAGAGTTTGCTCCCCGGCGAGCAGGAGCGGCAGTTGGCTCTGTTGTCCCGACTCAACCGCTCCTACCTGGGACGGCTCGGTCACCAGCCGGAACTGGAGTCGGGCATCGCCGCCATGGAAGTGGCGTTCCGGATGCAGATGGAAGTGCCCCACGTCTTCGACATCACCCGGGAGAAGGAATCCACACGCTCGCGGTACGGCGACAGCGACTTCGGCCGCGGCTGCCTCATGGCCCTTCGCCTGGTGGAGCAGGGGGTTCGCATGGTCCAGGTCTTCTACGGAAGCTCCCAGCCCTGGGACAGCCACGACGACATCCAGGACCACCGCCGCCACGCCCAGGTGGCCGACGGTCCCATCGCCGCCCTGATCCGGGATCTGAAGTCACGGGGCCTGTTCGAGGAGACCCTGGTCATGGTCGGCAGCGAGTTCGGCCGCACGCCCATGATTCAGAACAGCGGCCTGGAGAAGATCGGAAAGGGGCGGGACCACAACGTGCACGGCTACAGCACGCTTCTGGCGGGAGGTGGAATTCGCGGCGGCTGCACCTACGGCGCCACCGACGATTTCGGATACAAGGCCGTGGAAGACCGGGTCCATCCCAATGACCTGCATGCCACGATCCTGCATCTCCTGGGCTTGGACCACACGCGATTGACCTTTCGGTACAGCGGGAGGGACTTCCGCCTCACCGACGTGGGGGGCAAGGTCCTCCACGACGTCCTGGCGTGA
- a CDS encoding M28 family metallopeptidase, with the protein MRICRHCGIGFLILWSGWGPVESAPENPPEILGFSRGAAEEQRLLESKMDADLDPAQIEEWIRKLSSRPHHPGSPKGRENAEFMVSLFRSWGYEARLDEYRILFPTPRLRRLEMLEPEPFRARLKEPALAEDSTSGQTSEILPAYNAYSPDGEATGQLVYVNYGIPADYEQLDRRGIQVKDRIVIARYGGSWRGLKPKLAAERGALACIIYSDPKDDGYFQGDAYPTGPFRNEDGVERGSVLDMPVHPGDPLTPFTAATEDAERLSRSEAPTLPRIPVLPISHEDALPLLSALGGPVAPPHWRGALPITYHVGPGPAKVRLKLEFNWDLVRVYNVIARLEGREEPDQWILRGNHHDAWVHGARDPVSGVAAMLAEARAVASLSGDGWRPRRSIVYAAWDAEEPGLIGSTEWVEEYAGELKKKAVVYVNSDSNGRGFLSAGGSHILETLVNQAARDVDDPQTDLSVLQRSLARRTVSIDPLPLAPVERVRLGALGSGSDYTPFLQHLGIASLNLAFGGESSQGSYHSLYDSFDHYHRFMDPGYRYGVVLAQVAGRIVLRLANAEVLPLEFTRLAATLEGYLTEVMNLAGEMRRGTQALNRWIREGYLKAASDPTRIYVPPAPRDAVPFFNFAPLRNAVAGLQVSARKYARGYGRFASRGTLPEAERLQLNRILTGLEQKFAHPEGLPGRPWYRHHIYAPGFYTGYGVKTLPGVREAIEQRNWKQVEAQIERTAGLIRAFSGEVERAARLLAP; encoded by the coding sequence CCTGGATCCGGCGCAGATTGAAGAATGGATCCGAAAACTCAGTTCCCGCCCGCATCACCCGGGCTCTCCCAAAGGCCGGGAAAACGCCGAGTTCATGGTTTCCCTCTTTCGCTCCTGGGGGTATGAAGCCCGGTTGGACGAGTACCGGATCCTCTTTCCCACACCCAGGCTTCGCCGGTTGGAAATGCTGGAGCCCGAGCCCTTCCGGGCTCGCCTGAAGGAACCCGCGCTGGCCGAGGATTCCACCTCCGGCCAGACATCGGAAATTTTGCCCGCCTACAACGCCTACTCGCCGGATGGGGAGGCGACCGGTCAACTGGTCTACGTCAACTACGGGATCCCGGCCGATTACGAGCAACTGGACCGCCGGGGCATTCAGGTCAAGGACCGGATCGTCATCGCCCGCTACGGGGGTTCATGGAGAGGGCTCAAGCCCAAGCTGGCGGCCGAGCGGGGCGCGCTGGCCTGCATCATCTATTCCGATCCCAAAGACGACGGGTATTTCCAGGGCGACGCCTATCCCACGGGTCCGTTTCGGAATGAGGATGGGGTGGAGAGGGGATCGGTGCTGGACATGCCGGTCCATCCCGGAGATCCATTGACCCCCTTCACGGCGGCGACCGAGGACGCCGAAAGATTGTCCCGCAGCGAAGCGCCCACCCTGCCTCGAATTCCGGTCCTTCCCATCTCCCATGAAGACGCCCTTCCCCTGCTCAGCGCGCTGGGGGGTCCGGTGGCTCCCCCCCATTGGCGCGGCGCCCTGCCCATCACCTACCACGTGGGTCCGGGTCCGGCCAAGGTGCGCCTCAAGCTGGAGTTCAACTGGGACCTGGTTCGCGTCTACAACGTCATCGCCCGGCTGGAAGGCCGGGAAGAGCCGGATCAGTGGATCCTCCGCGGCAACCATCACGACGCCTGGGTCCACGGCGCCAGGGATCCGGTGAGCGGTGTGGCCGCCATGCTGGCCGAGGCCCGGGCGGTGGCCAGCCTGTCCGGGGACGGTTGGCGTCCTCGCCGCAGCATCGTCTACGCCGCCTGGGACGCCGAGGAGCCGGGCCTGATCGGCTCCACCGAGTGGGTGGAGGAATACGCCGGCGAGTTGAAGAAAAAGGCCGTCGTGTACGTGAACAGCGACTCCAACGGCCGCGGATTCCTGAGCGCGGGAGGCTCCCACATCCTGGAGACGCTGGTCAATCAGGCGGCGAGGGACGTCGACGATCCCCAGACGGACCTGAGCGTCCTGCAGCGTTCCCTGGCCCGGCGAACGGTCTCCATCGATCCGCTGCCGCTTGCACCGGTGGAGCGGGTGAGGCTGGGAGCCCTGGGATCGGGTTCCGACTACACTCCGTTTCTCCAGCACCTGGGAATCGCCAGCCTGAATCTGGCTTTCGGCGGCGAGTCCTCCCAGGGCTCCTATCATTCCCTCTATGACTCCTTCGACCATTACCACCGGTTCATGGATCCGGGATACCGGTACGGCGTGGTCCTGGCCCAGGTGGCCGGCAGAATCGTTCTTCGGCTGGCCAACGCCGAAGTCCTGCCGTTGGAGTTCACCCGCCTGGCCGCCACGCTGGAGGGTTACCTGACGGAGGTCATGAATCTGGCCGGCGAAATGCGCCGCGGGACCCAAGCCCTGAACCGTTGGATCCGGGAGGGATATCTGAAAGCGGCCTCGGACCCGACGCGGATTTACGTCCCTCCCGCGCCGCGGGATGCGGTTCCCTTCTTCAACTTCGCGCCGCTTCGAAACGCCGTGGCGGGACTTCAGGTCAGCGCCCGCAAGTATGCTCGCGGCTACGGACGTTTCGCATCGAGGGGCACGCTTCCGGAAGCGGAACGGTTGCAGTTGAATCGGATCCTGACGGGGCTGGAGCAGAAATTCGCACACCCGGAGGGGCTGCCGGGGCGCCCCTGGTACCGGCATCACATCTATGCGCCGGGCTTCTACACCGGGTACGGAGTCAAGACCCTTCCCGGAGTACGAGAGGCCATTGAGCAGCGGAACTGGAAACAGGTCGAGGCTCAGATCGAACGGACGGCCGGCTTGATCCGGGCTTTCTCCGGCGAGGTCGAACGGGCGGCTCGACTCCTGGCGCCTTGA